Proteins from a genomic interval of Paenibacillus sp. RC334:
- a CDS encoding toprim domain-containing protein, producing the protein MRAINADTFLSAIWSYDWRSIQPNNRGRLNATSPFGMREDSTPSFSLITDPESPAFGCWTDLGAEDAEWSRGGPIKLYAFIRNITYEESREELTTGIVEEAGPPRLRLKLVPLEPPPKPKPIDLSLYRTEEIPYLTGRGISPEIQRMFGCGFDRAKNAVVMPWHSPDGTSINVKWRATWSKAFWYARGGAPVRNMIYGIHIVYSRMIERVLLVESEIDALYAWSCGVPAIAVGGSAFTDAKAELLRRSPVKTLLIGTDNDAAGVKLREEVADKMRGYCELYDVYVPNPAKDLNEIGDTARVNALCEGATKRGVIAKLKEST; encoded by the coding sequence GTGCGCGCCATAAACGCCGACACGTTCTTATCCGCAATTTGGTCCTATGATTGGCGCAGTATTCAACCGAATAATCGCGGACGCCTCAACGCAACATCACCTTTCGGCATGCGTGAAGATAGCACGCCGTCATTCTCGCTTATTACCGATCCAGAATCGCCCGCTTTCGGATGTTGGACGGATCTTGGCGCAGAGGACGCGGAGTGGTCGCGCGGTGGTCCAATCAAGCTGTACGCGTTTATAAGGAATATTACGTACGAGGAATCCCGCGAGGAGCTTACGACCGGAATCGTGGAAGAAGCAGGCCCGCCGAGACTGCGCCTAAAGCTAGTACCATTGGAGCCGCCGCCTAAACCGAAACCGATTGATCTGTCGCTGTACCGCACGGAGGAAATCCCGTACTTAACAGGCCGAGGCATATCGCCAGAAATACAACGTATGTTCGGTTGCGGATTTGATCGCGCGAAAAATGCGGTGGTTATGCCGTGGCACTCTCCGGACGGGACGTCAATAAACGTGAAATGGCGAGCGACGTGGAGTAAGGCGTTTTGGTATGCGCGTGGCGGCGCTCCAGTCCGGAATATGATATACGGGATACACATCGTTTATTCACGTATGATTGAGCGTGTGTTACTCGTAGAATCGGAAATAGACGCGTTGTACGCATGGAGCTGCGGCGTACCGGCGATAGCAGTCGGAGGGTCTGCGTTTACAGATGCGAAAGCAGAATTGTTGCGCAGGTCTCCGGTAAAGACACTGTTAATCGGGACGGATAATGACGCGGCGGGCGTAAAACTACGCGAAGAGGTAGCTGATAAGATGCGTGGGTATTGTGAGTTATACGATGTTTACGTACCAAACCCGGCCAAGGACCTAAATGAGATTGGAGATACTGCGAGGGTTAACGCATTATGTGAGGGCGCCACTAAGCGCGGCGTCATCGCGAAACTAAAAGAGTCAACATAG
- a CDS encoding DNA helicase → MSIISQQFMSRLIDSGNSLAIEKYNVKRTDFPTQSERQAFDFINGFAVENEGKTPSYATFVANCPDVEYIPGVTDSYEYLVGKMKEDVGNREFAKMINDELGEKFGNVPFTELTEWLTKRVERIKLETGTGVRKTAGNTFDTLAGAFSEEYQKRKAGKSFTLWRTPFESLNAEIGGLYSGDIYGIMAESGRGKTYLSAVFVDELLRQGANVLVKTYEVKWYPWFSRLLSIITAREEAISSSEFIVKVGVPNKDILSGRLEGDVEEYLLEMAAKVNDYYPGNLILQAKGDNDLTRTLDELDRELTEHPEINAVVVDPFYGLADVYGRNSNKTTGGAAEQAARRLEAIIGAHDVVGIYTIQARSEKQEVEAGEDREIKLPKRDQVKTTGAVLEIATNLFAFDATNGNGKIGVEKGRNGGEGFTIDLIALMDYGVLREPDRKALTEQFAGVAGF, encoded by the coding sequence ATGTCAATAATTAGTCAGCAATTTATGTCGCGGTTAATTGATTCGGGAAATTCGTTAGCTATCGAGAAATACAACGTAAAGCGCACGGATTTTCCAACGCAGAGCGAGCGTCAGGCATTCGACTTCATCAATGGGTTCGCCGTGGAGAACGAAGGGAAAACGCCTTCATATGCAACCTTTGTCGCGAATTGTCCGGACGTTGAGTATATACCCGGAGTTACCGACAGTTACGAATATCTAGTCGGGAAGATGAAGGAAGACGTAGGCAATCGCGAGTTTGCGAAAATGATTAACGATGAATTAGGCGAAAAGTTTGGGAACGTCCCATTCACAGAACTAACGGAGTGGTTGACGAAACGGGTCGAACGGATTAAACTGGAAACGGGAACAGGTGTTCGTAAAACGGCGGGGAATACCTTCGATACCCTCGCCGGTGCGTTTTCGGAAGAGTACCAAAAAAGGAAGGCCGGGAAGTCGTTCACACTTTGGCGCACCCCTTTCGAGTCACTGAATGCGGAGATTGGCGGTCTGTACTCCGGGGACATTTACGGGATCATGGCGGAATCGGGCCGTGGGAAAACGTATCTCTCCGCTGTCTTTGTTGACGAATTACTTCGACAAGGTGCCAATGTTCTCGTGAAAACATACGAAGTAAAGTGGTATCCCTGGTTCTCTCGCCTACTTTCAATCATTACTGCGCGCGAGGAGGCAATATCTTCCTCAGAGTTTATAGTGAAAGTTGGAGTTCCGAATAAGGACATACTTTCGGGCAGACTCGAAGGTGATGTCGAGGAGTATCTGCTAGAGATGGCCGCAAAAGTGAACGACTACTATCCGGGTAATTTGATTCTACAGGCAAAGGGCGACAATGATTTAACGCGTACTTTGGACGAGTTAGATCGGGAGCTTACGGAACATCCAGAAATAAACGCCGTAGTCGTTGATCCGTTCTACGGGCTCGCGGATGTTTACGGTCGCAACTCAAACAAGACCACAGGCGGCGCTGCGGAACAGGCTGCGCGTAGACTTGAGGCGATCATTGGCGCACATGACGTTGTGGGTATATACACGATCCAGGCGCGTTCAGAGAAACAGGAAGTCGAGGCAGGCGAGGATCGCGAGATAAAGCTACCAAAACGCGACCAAGTAAAGACAACGGGAGCTGTACTGGAGATTGCCACGAACCTGTTTGCGTTCGATGCGACGAACGGCAACGGCAAAATCGGAGTTGAAAAGGGGAGGAACGGCGGCGAAGGGTTTACGATAGACTTAATAGCGCTAATGGATTACGGAGTTTTGCGTGAGCCTGATCGCAAGGCACTGACGGAGCAGTTTGCGGGAGTGGCCGGGTTTTAG
- a CDS encoding DNA replication protein, translated as MSNADKCILSTHCSQAGGTSCNNLCSSWIAVHGFNGTGGRIAAAGVPKEYAGVTLQNSPAREDQAGAYKVIDAYVNTFKRQFDVATERIKSLYLYSESPGTGKTTSASAVLHEYVVRHYIGSLQRDRQPLERCAYFLDVNAWQTLFLGFNRSHVPAETAERHAAEYYAMELCACRTPFVVLDDIGVRSATDAFRADLHSIVNYRTANGLPTIYTSNVTIDDLNTVFDARLADRVQDMCVVVPFVGGSKRGLRNVNVRKTA; from the coding sequence ATGTCTAACGCAGACAAGTGCATACTTTCTACGCATTGCTCTCAGGCAGGTGGAACAAGCTGTAATAACCTCTGTTCGTCCTGGATCGCAGTTCACGGATTCAACGGAACAGGTGGGCGAATCGCAGCGGCAGGTGTCCCGAAAGAGTACGCAGGCGTAACGCTCCAAAACTCTCCGGCAAGAGAGGATCAAGCGGGGGCTTATAAGGTCATCGACGCGTACGTTAACACGTTCAAGCGGCAATTCGATGTTGCAACGGAGCGTATAAAATCGCTATACCTCTATTCGGAATCTCCTGGCACCGGAAAAACTACGTCGGCGAGCGCGGTTTTACACGAGTACGTCGTGCGCCACTATATCGGATCGCTCCAGCGGGACAGGCAGCCGCTGGAAAGGTGCGCATACTTTCTCGATGTTAACGCTTGGCAAACGTTATTCCTCGGGTTCAATCGATCACACGTGCCAGCGGAAACAGCGGAACGCCACGCAGCCGAATATTACGCAATGGAGTTATGCGCCTGCCGCACGCCATTCGTAGTATTGGACGATATAGGTGTACGGTCGGCAACCGATGCATTTCGCGCAGATTTACACAGCATCGTCAATTACCGCACGGCGAACGGCTTACCGACGATATACACGTCTAACGTAACAATCGACGACTTGAATACGGTGTTTGACGCAAGACTAGCCGATAGAGTACAGGACATGTGCGTAGTGGTGCCGTTTGTAGGCGGGAGTAAACGCGGGTTAAGAAACGTAAACGTGAGAAAAACGGCGTAA
- a CDS encoding helix-turn-helix transcriptional regulator gives MAYTVIKCLLGNLLDDVEMTQAELSRRTGIHKSQISAYINMRYNKSMEIAHARRIAEALGVENPYDLYEWNNGQPSGRTDD, from the coding sequence ATGGCTTATACAGTCATTAAATGCCTGCTCGGAAACTTGCTTGATGATGTTGAAATGACACAAGCGGAATTATCGCGACGGACCGGTATCCACAAAAGCCAGATTAGTGCGTATATAAACATGCGCTACAATAAAAGCATGGAAATTGCACACGCACGTCGTATAGCGGAAGCTCTCGGTGTAGAGAACCCTTACGATCTGTACGAATGGAATAACGGTCAACCGAGCGGGCGCACAGACGATTAA